TGCCAAAAAACTCGACCTGCCTCTTGATGTAGCCGTGGTCAGCAAGATCACCCTCCCCTGGGATACCGAGGCCGGGTATGGGGCCGTGGCCTTCGATGGAACCATGGGCTTCAATGAAGATCTCCTTTCCCATCTCCGGCTGACTGAAAAACAGATCGAAACCGGCAAAGATCAAACCCTCCAAAAGGTATTGAGAAGGGTAAAAAATTTTCGGGGGGACCTGCCCTTCCCGGAGATCTCGAAAAAAACGGTCATCCTGGTTGATGATGGGCTGGCCTCGGGGTTTACCCTGCTGGTGGCCGTGGAGGCCCTGCGCAAAGCCGGGGCCAGGTCCCTCATGGTAGCCGTACCTACCGGCAGCTTTAAATCGGTTTTGAAGGTTTCGGAACAGGTGGAAGCCCTCTATTGTGCCAACATCCGCCGGGGGTGGCATTTTGCCGTAGCCGAGGCATATGAAAACTGGTTTGATGTGAAAGAAGAAGAGGCCTTAAAGATTTACCGGGCATTTTTAAAAAATCGGGCGCAGTG
This is a stretch of genomic DNA from Deltaproteobacteria bacterium. It encodes these proteins:
- a CDS encoding phosphoribosyltransferase; the protein is MRLSTHKNPVIDLPELRDKILVFRDRTQAGQVLAKMLQVFRQTDTLVMAIPSGGLPVAVVIAKKLDLPLDVAVVSKITLPWDTEAGYGAVAFDGTMGFNEDLLSHLRLTEKQIETGKDQTLQKVLRRVKNFRGDLPFPEISKKTVILVDDGLASGFTLLVAVEALRKAGARSLMVAVPTGSFKSVLKVSEQVEALYCANIRRGWHFAVAEAYENWFDVKEEEALKIYRAFLKNRAQ